The Sebastes fasciatus isolate fSebFas1 chromosome 4, fSebFas1.pri, whole genome shotgun sequence genome window below encodes:
- the frmd4a gene encoding FERM domain-containing protein 4A isoform X8 yields the protein MTEGRRCQVHLLDDRKLELLVQPKLMAKDLLDLVASHFNLKEKEYFGIAYTDETGHFSWLQLDRRVLEHEFPKKSGPIVLYFCVRFYIESISYLKDNATIELFFLNAKSIIYKELIEVDSDVVFELASFCLQEAKGDFSSNDVTRSDLKKLPALPTQALKDHPSLAYCEERVIEHYKKINGQSRGQAIVNYMSIVESLPTYGVHYYGVKDKQGIPWWLGLSYKGIFQYDHQDKVKPRKVFQWRQLENLYFREKKFSVEVHDPRSRASVTRRTFGHSGIAVHTWYACPALIKSIWAMAISQHQFYLDRKQSKSKIHAARSLNEIAIDLTETGTLKTSKLANMGSKGKIISGSSGSLLSSGSQESDSSQTAKKDMLAALRARQDALEDTLKKRLEELKNICIREAELTGKLPKEYPLDPGEEPPTVRRKIGTAFKLDEQKILPTGEEEELERLEREFAIQSQITEAARRLASDPHVSSKKLKKQRKTSYLNALKKLQEIENSINEHRVRSGKKPTQRASLIIEEANIGSEDSSLSDALVLDDDDSQVTGTPTFSPVASPHKGLPPRPPSHSRPPPPQSLDGLRHLHYSRPDYDKSPIKPKMWSESSLDEPYEKIKKRSSHSRRFPSSGSAEAGGSNSLQSSPIRSLPHWNSQSSMPSTPDLRTRTPHYVHSTRSVDISPTRLHSLAQHFRNRSSSLESQGKLLAPDPDAHPHTLGTLGSPDFFLVPGRNSNGSDPLDDCSSCTSHSSSEHYYPSGGPPGSNPNYSTLGEDSPSKARQRQRQRHRSAGHLGSSNSGSMPNLAAKNGSGGGSGGGGMGGGHHGVYLHSQSQPSSQYRIKEYPLYVEGSPNPVVVRSLESDQEGHYSVKAQFKTSSSYTAGGLYKEAWGGEEGGEGSGRLTPSRSQIVRTPSLGREGGGSGGGGRAAVSEELRCWYQRSSGSLKERSHSHSGSTSSETGSQQGTLGHGRGSRVGTLAKGSPAASPHSQRSMTPSSEHAATPTPPCSPQHILNWQSGSFSDSCFLSSPLCSELADVQWYGHDKAKPGTLV from the exons CCCAAGCTGATGGCTAAGGACTTGCTGGACCTCGTGGCCTCTCACTTCAACCTCAAGGAGAAGGAGTACTTTGGAATTGCATACACAGACGAAAC GGGCCATTTCAGTTGGCTGCAGTTGGACCGCAGGGTACTAGAACACGAGTTCCCCAAGAAGTCTGGTCCCATTGTCCTCTACTTCTGTGTCAG GTTCTACATAGAGAGTATCTCCTACCTGAAGGACAATGCCACTATTGAGCTGTTTTTCCTTAATGCCAAGTCCATCATCTATAAG gAGCTTATTGAAGTGGACAGCGATGTTGTCTTCGAATTGGCTTCCTTTTGTCTACAA GAAGCTAAAGGAGATTTCTCCAG TAATGATGTAACCAGGTCTGACCTGAAAAAGCTGCCTGCTCTGCCCACCCAGGCCCTAAAGGATCACCCATCTCTGGCCTACTG TGAAGAACGGGTCATAGAGCATTACAAGAAGATCAATGGGCAGTCCAGAGGGCAAGCTATTGTAAA TTATATGAGCATCGTAGAGTCTCTGCCCACATATGGAGTACATTACTATGGTGTAAAG gACAAGCAGGGGATCCCATGGTGGTTGGGTCTGAGCTATAAAGGCATCTTTCAGTACGACCACCAGGACAAAGTCAAACCCAGGAAG GTGTTCCAATGGCGTCAGCTGGAGAACCTCTACTTCAGAGAGAAGAAGTTTTCAGTGGAAGTTCATGACCCCAGGA GTAGGGCGTCGGTGACGAGAAGGACGTTTGGCCACAGTGGCATCGCTGTGCATACGTGGTACGCCTGTCCTGCCCTCATCAAGTCCATCTGGGCCATGGCCATCAGCCAGCACCAGTTCTACCTGGACCGCAAGCAGAGCAAG TCTAAGATCCACGCAGCGCGGAGTTTGAATGAGATCGCTATAGACCTCACGGAAACAGGAACTCTGAAGACCTCCAAACTAGCCAACATGGGAAGCAAGGGCAAAATTATAAGTGGCAGCAGTGGCAGTCTGCTCTCGTCAG GCTCTCAGGAATCGGACAGCTCCCAGACAGCTAAGAAGGACATGCTGGCAGCGCTGAGGGCCAGGCAGGATGCTCTAGAGGATACGCTAAAAAAGAGGCTAGAAGAACTTAAGAACATCTGCATCAGAGAAGCG GAGCTGACAGGAAAGCTTCCGAAGGAATACCCTCTGGATCCGGGAGAGGAGCCGCCCACAGTGCGACGGAAGATCGGTACCGCCTTCAAACTGGATGAGCAGAAAATTCTTCCAACGGGAGAG gaggaggagctggagcgtTTGGAGCGGGAGTTTGCCATTCAGTCCCAGATTACAGAGGCAGCCAGGCGTCTTGCCAGCGACCCTCACGTGAGCAGTAAGAAGCTGAAGAAACAGAGGAAGACTTCTTATCTGAACGCACTGAAGAAGCTCCAGGAAATTGAGAACTCTATCAACGAGCACCGGGTCCGCTCTGGCAAGAAGCCTACGCAGAGGGCGTCGCTTATCATAGAGG AGGCCAATATTGGTTCTGAAGACAGTTCACTGTCTGACGCACTGGTCTTGGATGATG ATGATTCTCAAGTTACAGGTACTCCCACCTTCTCTCCAGTAGCATCGCCTCATAAGGGCCTCCCTCCCCGACCGCCTTCTCACAGCCGGCCCCCTCCGCCGCAGTCCCTGGATGGCCTGCGACACCTGCACTACTCGCGCCCCGACTACGATAAATCCCCCATCAAACCCAAGATGTGGAGTGAATCGTCACTGGACGAGCCCTACGAAAAAATCAAGAAACGCTCCTCTCATTCCAG GCGTTTCCCAAGCTCTGGCAGTGCAGAAGCAGGGGGTAGTAACTCTCTACAGAGCAGCCCCATCAGGAGCCTCCCTCACTGGAACTCTCAGTCCAGCATGCCCTCAACCCCGGACCTGAGGACCAGGACGCCACACTACGTACATTCCACTAG GTCAGTGGACATCAGTCCCACACGTCTGCACAGTCTCGCTCAGCACTTTAGGAACCGCAGCTCAAGCCTTGAGTCCCAGGGCAAACTGTTGGCGCCCGACCCCGACGCACACCCGCACACCCTGGGCACACTGGGCAGCCCCGACTTCTTCCTGGTCCCAGGACGCAACTCCAACGGCTCTGACCCGCTGGACGACTGCTCATCCTGCACCAGCCATAGCAGCTCGGAGCATTACTACCCCTCTGGTGGACCCCCCGGCAGCAACCCCAACTACTCCACTCTGGGAGAGGACTCACCCTCCAAAGCCAGGCAGAGGCAGAGGCAAAGGCACAG GTCTGCAGGTCACCTGGGTTCCTCTAACTCGGGCTCCATGCCAAACCTGGCAGCTAAGAACGGCTCTGGTGGAGGCTCAGGTGGAGgtgggatgggaggaggacacCACGGAGTCTACCTCCACAGCCAGAGCCAGCCCTCCTCCCAGTACCGCATCAAGGAGTACCCGCTGTACGTGGAGGGCAGCCCCAACCCCGTGGTGGTGCGCAGCCTGGAGAGCGATCAGGAGGGCCACTACAGCGTCAAGGCCCAGTTCAAGACCTCCAGCTCCTACACGGCCGGGGGACTGTACAAGGAGGCCtgggggggagaggagggaggagaggggagcgGCCGACTCACGCCGTCGCGCTCTCAGATCGTACGGACTCCGTCGTTGGGGCGAGAGGGTGGTGGCAgcggaggaggggggagggcaGCGGTGTCTGAAGAGCTGCGGTGCTGGTACCAGAGGTCCTCAGGGAGCCTGAAGGAGAGGAGTCACTCGCATTCGGGGTCTACTTCCTCCGAGACAGGGTCACAGCAAGGCACTCTGGGACACGGTCGAGGGAGTCGAGTAGGGACACTCGCCAAGGGCTCACCAG CTGCATCCCCTCACAGCCAGAGGAGTATGACGCCCTCCAGCGAACACGCAGCCACACCTACACCCCCCTGTAGCCCACAGCACATCCTCAACTGGCAGAGCgg gtctttcagtgacagcTGTTTTCTCAGCAGCCCCCTGTGTTCAGAGCTGGCAGATGTGCAGTGGTACGGACACGATAAGGCCAAACCTGGAACCCTGGTCTGA
- the frmd4a gene encoding FERM domain-containing protein 4A isoform X2, whose protein sequence is MEAVLLGLDEAVCTRQGLLWTLTSTALRRLRVHARNFPAPLHLLHTHRCVSRPLYQMTEGRRCQVHLLDDRKLELLVQPKLMAKDLLDLVASHFNLKEKEYFGIAYTDETGHFSWLQLDRRVLEHEFPKKSGPIVLYFCVRFYIESISYLKDNATIELFFLNAKSIIYKELIEVDSDVVFELASFCLQEAKGDFSSNDVTRSDLKKLPALPTQALKDHPSLAYCEERVIEHYKKINGQSRGQAIVNYMSIVESLPTYGVHYYGVKDKQGIPWWLGLSYKGIFQYDHQDKVKPRKVFQWRQLENLYFREKKFSVEVHDPRSRASVTRRTFGHSGIAVHTWYACPALIKSIWAMAISQHQFYLDRKQSKSKIHAARSLNEIAIDLTETGTLKTSKLANMGSKGKIISGSSGSLLSSGSQESDSSQTAKKDMLAALRARQDALEDTLKKRLEELKNICIREAELTGKLPKEYPLDPGEEPPTVRRKIGTAFKLDEQKILPTGEEEELERLEREFAIQSQITEAARRLASDPHVSSKKLKKQRKTSYLNALKKLQEIENSINEHRVRSGKKPTQRASLIIEEANIGSEDSSLSDALVLDDDDSQVTGTPTFSPVASPHKGLPPRPPSHSRPPPPQSLDGLRHLHYSRPDYDKSPIKPKMWSESSLDEPYEKIKKRSSHSRRFPSSGSAEAGGSNSLQSSPIRSLPHWNSQSSMPSTPDLRTRTPHYVHSTRSVDISPTRLHSLAQHFRNRSSSLESQGKLLAPDPDAHPHTLGTLGSPDFFLVPGRNSNGSDPLDDCSSCTSHSSSEHYYPSGGPPGSNPNYSTLGEDSPSKARQRQRQRHRSAGHLGSSNSGSMPNLAAKNGSGGGSGGGGMGGGHHGVYLHSQSQPSSQYRIKEYPLYVEGSPNPVVVRSLESDQEGHYSVKAQFKTSSSYTAGGLYKEAWGGEEGGEGSGRLTPSRSQIVRTPSLGREGGGSGGGGRAAVSEELRCWYQRSSGSLKERSHSHSGSTSSETGSQQGTLGHGRGSRVGTLAKGSPAASPHSQRSMTPSSEHAATPTPPCSPQHILNWQSGGTADSSPTEDVCQSPPQPSSDA, encoded by the exons CCCAAGCTGATGGCTAAGGACTTGCTGGACCTCGTGGCCTCTCACTTCAACCTCAAGGAGAAGGAGTACTTTGGAATTGCATACACAGACGAAAC GGGCCATTTCAGTTGGCTGCAGTTGGACCGCAGGGTACTAGAACACGAGTTCCCCAAGAAGTCTGGTCCCATTGTCCTCTACTTCTGTGTCAG GTTCTACATAGAGAGTATCTCCTACCTGAAGGACAATGCCACTATTGAGCTGTTTTTCCTTAATGCCAAGTCCATCATCTATAAG gAGCTTATTGAAGTGGACAGCGATGTTGTCTTCGAATTGGCTTCCTTTTGTCTACAA GAAGCTAAAGGAGATTTCTCCAG TAATGATGTAACCAGGTCTGACCTGAAAAAGCTGCCTGCTCTGCCCACCCAGGCCCTAAAGGATCACCCATCTCTGGCCTACTG TGAAGAACGGGTCATAGAGCATTACAAGAAGATCAATGGGCAGTCCAGAGGGCAAGCTATTGTAAA TTATATGAGCATCGTAGAGTCTCTGCCCACATATGGAGTACATTACTATGGTGTAAAG gACAAGCAGGGGATCCCATGGTGGTTGGGTCTGAGCTATAAAGGCATCTTTCAGTACGACCACCAGGACAAAGTCAAACCCAGGAAG GTGTTCCAATGGCGTCAGCTGGAGAACCTCTACTTCAGAGAGAAGAAGTTTTCAGTGGAAGTTCATGACCCCAGGA GTAGGGCGTCGGTGACGAGAAGGACGTTTGGCCACAGTGGCATCGCTGTGCATACGTGGTACGCCTGTCCTGCCCTCATCAAGTCCATCTGGGCCATGGCCATCAGCCAGCACCAGTTCTACCTGGACCGCAAGCAGAGCAAG TCTAAGATCCACGCAGCGCGGAGTTTGAATGAGATCGCTATAGACCTCACGGAAACAGGAACTCTGAAGACCTCCAAACTAGCCAACATGGGAAGCAAGGGCAAAATTATAAGTGGCAGCAGTGGCAGTCTGCTCTCGTCAG GCTCTCAGGAATCGGACAGCTCCCAGACAGCTAAGAAGGACATGCTGGCAGCGCTGAGGGCCAGGCAGGATGCTCTAGAGGATACGCTAAAAAAGAGGCTAGAAGAACTTAAGAACATCTGCATCAGAGAAGCG GAGCTGACAGGAAAGCTTCCGAAGGAATACCCTCTGGATCCGGGAGAGGAGCCGCCCACAGTGCGACGGAAGATCGGTACCGCCTTCAAACTGGATGAGCAGAAAATTCTTCCAACGGGAGAG gaggaggagctggagcgtTTGGAGCGGGAGTTTGCCATTCAGTCCCAGATTACAGAGGCAGCCAGGCGTCTTGCCAGCGACCCTCACGTGAGCAGTAAGAAGCTGAAGAAACAGAGGAAGACTTCTTATCTGAACGCACTGAAGAAGCTCCAGGAAATTGAGAACTCTATCAACGAGCACCGGGTCCGCTCTGGCAAGAAGCCTACGCAGAGGGCGTCGCTTATCATAGAGG AGGCCAATATTGGTTCTGAAGACAGTTCACTGTCTGACGCACTGGTCTTGGATGATG ATGATTCTCAAGTTACAGGTACTCCCACCTTCTCTCCAGTAGCATCGCCTCATAAGGGCCTCCCTCCCCGACCGCCTTCTCACAGCCGGCCCCCTCCGCCGCAGTCCCTGGATGGCCTGCGACACCTGCACTACTCGCGCCCCGACTACGATAAATCCCCCATCAAACCCAAGATGTGGAGTGAATCGTCACTGGACGAGCCCTACGAAAAAATCAAGAAACGCTCCTCTCATTCCAG GCGTTTCCCAAGCTCTGGCAGTGCAGAAGCAGGGGGTAGTAACTCTCTACAGAGCAGCCCCATCAGGAGCCTCCCTCACTGGAACTCTCAGTCCAGCATGCCCTCAACCCCGGACCTGAGGACCAGGACGCCACACTACGTACATTCCACTAG GTCAGTGGACATCAGTCCCACACGTCTGCACAGTCTCGCTCAGCACTTTAGGAACCGCAGCTCAAGCCTTGAGTCCCAGGGCAAACTGTTGGCGCCCGACCCCGACGCACACCCGCACACCCTGGGCACACTGGGCAGCCCCGACTTCTTCCTGGTCCCAGGACGCAACTCCAACGGCTCTGACCCGCTGGACGACTGCTCATCCTGCACCAGCCATAGCAGCTCGGAGCATTACTACCCCTCTGGTGGACCCCCCGGCAGCAACCCCAACTACTCCACTCTGGGAGAGGACTCACCCTCCAAAGCCAGGCAGAGGCAGAGGCAAAGGCACAG GTCTGCAGGTCACCTGGGTTCCTCTAACTCGGGCTCCATGCCAAACCTGGCAGCTAAGAACGGCTCTGGTGGAGGCTCAGGTGGAGgtgggatgggaggaggacacCACGGAGTCTACCTCCACAGCCAGAGCCAGCCCTCCTCCCAGTACCGCATCAAGGAGTACCCGCTGTACGTGGAGGGCAGCCCCAACCCCGTGGTGGTGCGCAGCCTGGAGAGCGATCAGGAGGGCCACTACAGCGTCAAGGCCCAGTTCAAGACCTCCAGCTCCTACACGGCCGGGGGACTGTACAAGGAGGCCtgggggggagaggagggaggagaggggagcgGCCGACTCACGCCGTCGCGCTCTCAGATCGTACGGACTCCGTCGTTGGGGCGAGAGGGTGGTGGCAgcggaggaggggggagggcaGCGGTGTCTGAAGAGCTGCGGTGCTGGTACCAGAGGTCCTCAGGGAGCCTGAAGGAGAGGAGTCACTCGCATTCGGGGTCTACTTCCTCCGAGACAGGGTCACAGCAAGGCACTCTGGGACACGGTCGAGGGAGTCGAGTAGGGACACTCGCCAAGGGCTCACCAG CTGCATCCCCTCACAGCCAGAGGAGTATGACGCCCTCCAGCGAACACGCAGCCACACCTACACCCCCCTGTAGCCCACAGCACATCCTCAACTGGCAGAGCgg AGGCACAGCAGACAGCTCTCCTACTGAGGACGTCTGTCAGTCTCCCCCTCAGCCCAGCTCTGATGCATAG
- the frmd4a gene encoding FERM domain-containing protein 4A isoform X9, which translates to MAISQHQFYLDRKQSKSKIHAARSLNEIAIDLTETGTLKTSKLANMGSKGKIISGSSGSLLSSGSQESDSSQTAKKDMLAALRARQDALEDTLKKRLEELKNICIREAELTGKLPKEYPLDPGEEPPTVRRKIGTAFKLDEQKILPTGEEEELERLEREFAIQSQITEAARRLASDPHVSSKKLKKQRKTSYLNALKKLQEIENSINEHRVRSGKKPTQRASLIIEEANIGSEDSSLSDALVLDDDDSQVTGTPTFSPVASPHKGLPPRPPSHSRPPPPQSLDGLRHLHYSRPDYDKSPIKPKMWSESSLDEPYEKIKKRSSHSRRFPSSGSAEAGGSNSLQSSPIRSLPHWNSQSSMPSTPDLRTRTPHYVHSTRSVDISPTRLHSLAQHFRNRSSSLESQGKLLAPDPDAHPHTLGTLGSPDFFLVPGRNSNGSDPLDDCSSCTSHSSSEHYYPSGGPPGSNPNYSTLGEDSPSKARQRQRQRHRSAGHLGSSNSGSMPNLAAKNGSGGGSGGGGMGGGHHGVYLHSQSQPSSQYRIKEYPLYVEGSPNPVVVRSLESDQEGHYSVKAQFKTSSSYTAGGLYKEAWGGEEGGEGSGRLTPSRSQIVRTPSLGREGGGSGGGGRAAVSEELRCWYQRSSGSLKERSHSHSGSTSSETGSQQGTLGHGRGSRVGTLAKGSPAASPHSQRSMTPSSEHAATPTPPCSPQHILNWQSGSFSDSCFLSSPLCSELADVQWYGHDKAKPGTLV; encoded by the exons ATGGCCATCAGCCAGCACCAGTTCTACCTGGACCGCAAGCAGAGCAAG TCTAAGATCCACGCAGCGCGGAGTTTGAATGAGATCGCTATAGACCTCACGGAAACAGGAACTCTGAAGACCTCCAAACTAGCCAACATGGGAAGCAAGGGCAAAATTATAAGTGGCAGCAGTGGCAGTCTGCTCTCGTCAG GCTCTCAGGAATCGGACAGCTCCCAGACAGCTAAGAAGGACATGCTGGCAGCGCTGAGGGCCAGGCAGGATGCTCTAGAGGATACGCTAAAAAAGAGGCTAGAAGAACTTAAGAACATCTGCATCAGAGAAGCG GAGCTGACAGGAAAGCTTCCGAAGGAATACCCTCTGGATCCGGGAGAGGAGCCGCCCACAGTGCGACGGAAGATCGGTACCGCCTTCAAACTGGATGAGCAGAAAATTCTTCCAACGGGAGAG gaggaggagctggagcgtTTGGAGCGGGAGTTTGCCATTCAGTCCCAGATTACAGAGGCAGCCAGGCGTCTTGCCAGCGACCCTCACGTGAGCAGTAAGAAGCTGAAGAAACAGAGGAAGACTTCTTATCTGAACGCACTGAAGAAGCTCCAGGAAATTGAGAACTCTATCAACGAGCACCGGGTCCGCTCTGGCAAGAAGCCTACGCAGAGGGCGTCGCTTATCATAGAGG AGGCCAATATTGGTTCTGAAGACAGTTCACTGTCTGACGCACTGGTCTTGGATGATG ATGATTCTCAAGTTACAGGTACTCCCACCTTCTCTCCAGTAGCATCGCCTCATAAGGGCCTCCCTCCCCGACCGCCTTCTCACAGCCGGCCCCCTCCGCCGCAGTCCCTGGATGGCCTGCGACACCTGCACTACTCGCGCCCCGACTACGATAAATCCCCCATCAAACCCAAGATGTGGAGTGAATCGTCACTGGACGAGCCCTACGAAAAAATCAAGAAACGCTCCTCTCATTCCAG GCGTTTCCCAAGCTCTGGCAGTGCAGAAGCAGGGGGTAGTAACTCTCTACAGAGCAGCCCCATCAGGAGCCTCCCTCACTGGAACTCTCAGTCCAGCATGCCCTCAACCCCGGACCTGAGGACCAGGACGCCACACTACGTACATTCCACTAG GTCAGTGGACATCAGTCCCACACGTCTGCACAGTCTCGCTCAGCACTTTAGGAACCGCAGCTCAAGCCTTGAGTCCCAGGGCAAACTGTTGGCGCCCGACCCCGACGCACACCCGCACACCCTGGGCACACTGGGCAGCCCCGACTTCTTCCTGGTCCCAGGACGCAACTCCAACGGCTCTGACCCGCTGGACGACTGCTCATCCTGCACCAGCCATAGCAGCTCGGAGCATTACTACCCCTCTGGTGGACCCCCCGGCAGCAACCCCAACTACTCCACTCTGGGAGAGGACTCACCCTCCAAAGCCAGGCAGAGGCAGAGGCAAAGGCACAG GTCTGCAGGTCACCTGGGTTCCTCTAACTCGGGCTCCATGCCAAACCTGGCAGCTAAGAACGGCTCTGGTGGAGGCTCAGGTGGAGgtgggatgggaggaggacacCACGGAGTCTACCTCCACAGCCAGAGCCAGCCCTCCTCCCAGTACCGCATCAAGGAGTACCCGCTGTACGTGGAGGGCAGCCCCAACCCCGTGGTGGTGCGCAGCCTGGAGAGCGATCAGGAGGGCCACTACAGCGTCAAGGCCCAGTTCAAGACCTCCAGCTCCTACACGGCCGGGGGACTGTACAAGGAGGCCtgggggggagaggagggaggagaggggagcgGCCGACTCACGCCGTCGCGCTCTCAGATCGTACGGACTCCGTCGTTGGGGCGAGAGGGTGGTGGCAgcggaggaggggggagggcaGCGGTGTCTGAAGAGCTGCGGTGCTGGTACCAGAGGTCCTCAGGGAGCCTGAAGGAGAGGAGTCACTCGCATTCGGGGTCTACTTCCTCCGAGACAGGGTCACAGCAAGGCACTCTGGGACACGGTCGAGGGAGTCGAGTAGGGACACTCGCCAAGGGCTCACCAG CTGCATCCCCTCACAGCCAGAGGAGTATGACGCCCTCCAGCGAACACGCAGCCACACCTACACCCCCCTGTAGCCCACAGCACATCCTCAACTGGCAGAGCgg gtctttcagtgacagcTGTTTTCTCAGCAGCCCCCTGTGTTCAGAGCTGGCAGATGTGCAGTGGTACGGACACGATAAGGCCAAACCTGGAACCCTGGTCTGA